The DNA window TCGGCCGCAAAACGCGCTAGAGCTTGATATCCGCCAAAGCGATATCCGCCGACGAGTTGTGAGGCCATGGCCGCGACGCTTTCCCCGCCCCGCCTGCTGCCCAATGGCGACAGCGCCATCACGATCGAATTCAGTCGCAATATCGATGATACCGCGAACCGGCGGGTGCTGGCGCTCGATCGTGCGCTGGCGGCTGAGCCGGTCCTGGGCGTGACGGAGACGGTCCCGACCTATCGATCCCTGCTGGTGCACTACGATCCCGTGCTGATCGATTTCGATACGCTGAGCGGGAAGCTTGCCCCGCTGGCCGAACGGCCCGTTCCGCCGGCGACAAAAGCCCGGCGCTGGCGCATTCCCGTGGTCTATGGCGGCGAGCATGGCATCGATCTCGAGGATGTCGCCAAGACGCTCAACACCACCGCCGACGACATCGTGGCTCGGCACGTCGCCGGCGACTACCGCGTCGCCATGATCGGCTTTACGCCGGGATGGTCCTATCTCAGTGGCCTCGAGCATTCCCTGCACACGTCGCGGCGGCAAAATCCGCGGCTGCTGACGCCGGCCGGAACGATCTCGATCGGCGGCGTGCAGACCGGCGTGCAATGTCTCGCCGGCCCGAGCGGCTGGCACCTGTTGGGCCGGACCGCGGTCAGAACCTATCAATTGCACCGCGATCCGATCTTTCTGCTCGAGCCCGGGGATCACGTGACGTTCTCGGCGGTCGATGCCAAGACCTTCGCCGAGCAGGATCGCGCAGCGGAATCTGGCGAAATCATCGCCGAGTTGATGGCCGCATGAGCAAGCTTGTCATCACAGCCATCGGCCCCGCAAGTTCCGTACAGGACGGCGGTCGCCCGGGCGCCCAGCGTTATGGCCTGACGCCGAGCGGCGCGATGGATCGGCTGGCGCTTGCCACGGCAAACACTCTGGTTGGAAACCCAACCTTCGCTGCAACCATCGAGATCGGACCATTCGGCGCCGCATTTACGGCGCGCGACGGCGCGGTTCGAGTCGCGCTGGCGGGCGCGCCGCGCAACGCCGACATCGCCGGACGCGTGGTGGCCTTCGATACATCGATGACGCTGGCGGAGGGAGAGACCCTGACGCTGGGCTTTGCCCGCGGTGGGTCCTTCAGCTATCTCGCGATCGAGGGTGGCATCGCGGGCGAACCGATGTTCGGCAGCCTTTCAGTGAATGCGCGCGCCGGCCTCGGCAGTCCGTATCCGCGTCCGCTGCAGACGGATGATGAGCTGCAAACCGCAGCGGCAACCGGCGCCGCCGAGCGCCGGATCGATCTCCCCCAACTCGTGGACGGACCGATCCGCGTGGTGATGGGGCCGCAGGACGACGAATTCAGCGAGGCTTCCAAAAACTTGTTTCTGGACTCGGAGTGGAAGATATCGGCCACCAGCGACCGCATGGGTTACCGGCTTGAGGGGCCCGTCATCAAGCATCTGCACGGTCACAACATCGTCTCCGACGGCACCGTGAACGGCAGCATCCAGGTGCCCGGCAACGGCGCGCCCATCGTACTGATGCCGGACCGCGGCACCAGCGGCGGCTATCCCAAGATCGCAACCGTCATTTCAGCCGATTTCGGCCGGTTCGCACAGATACCCGCAGGCCGCGGTTTTCGCTTCAAGGCCATCAGCATGGCCGAGGCGCAGGCTGAAGCCCGCAAATTTGCGGAACTGCTGCGCGCCCTGCCCGACCGCGTCAGGACCATCGAGAATTTGGATCTCAACATCGCGGCGCTGCAAGATGCCAACGTCGCCGGCGCCGCCGTCAGCGCCGTCGACGCCGGGACATGGCAAATCCTGTCGCCGGAAGATACGCTGGCGCAGGACTAATTCCGGGTAACCTCACTCAAGTGGACACACGATGACGACAATCGATCTCAATTGCGATCTCGGCGAAGGGTTTGGCGCATGGGAAATGGGCAATGACCCCGCCATGATCGAGCTGGCCACCTCGGTCAACATCGCCTGCGGCTTTCACGCCGGCGATGCCGACATCATGCGCAAGACGGTGGAGCTCGCGAAGGCCCGCGGCGTCAGCATCGGCGCCCATCCAGGCTATCGCGACCTGCACGGCTTCGGCCGACGGCCGTTTCCGGGCATGAAAGCTTCCGAGATCGAAAACCTGGTCGCCTACCAGATCGGCGCCTTGCAGGCGATCGCGACCGCGGCCGGCCACAAGGTCACCCACGTCAAGGCGCATGGCGCGCTGTCGAACGTGGCCTGCGAGGACGAAATGACCGCGCGGGCGATCGCGTCGGCCATCAGGGCGGTCGATCCCAATCTGGTCTTTGTGGTGCTCGCCAATTCCAAGCTGGTGCAAGCCGGCGAAGCCGCCAACCTTCCCATGGTGCACGAGGTGTTCGCCGACCGCGCATATGAGGACGACGGCTCCCTGGTCTCGCGCCGGAAGCCGGGCGCGGTGCTGCATGGTGCCGCTGAAATCGCCGAACGGGTGGTGCGGATGGTGCAAGACGGCGCGGTGATCTCAGTCACCGGCAAGGTCATCAAGATGCGCACCGACACCGTCTGCATTCACGGCGATACGCCCGGGGCGGTCGACATCGCGCGTGGGCTGCGCAAGGCGCTGAAGGACAGCGGCATCGAAGTGGCGCCGTTCAAGAAGGCGGTTTGAAATCTCTCGTTGGAAAAAAATCCCCCTCCCGAGACGATCAAGTGTCTGTCGAAAGGGGGATCGTACGACGTGCAACTTTGCTATTTGTGGTAGATTGATGAGGGCTGGGCCGCTTGCTCAGGTGCCCAGAGACGATAGCTGAGCGACGCAAGCACCGTCGTACCCTGCGCAACCAGAGAGAAGTCCGATCCGGTTGCTGCGACAGCGGCGGGATTGGAAGCCTTGGCCGAAACTTCCTGCGTTGCCCACACCGTCAAATTCGCGGGTCCGAAATTGTACCCG is part of the Bradyrhizobium erythrophlei genome and encodes:
- a CDS encoding biotin-dependent carboxyltransferase family protein, with the translated sequence MSKLVITAIGPASSVQDGGRPGAQRYGLTPSGAMDRLALATANTLVGNPTFAATIEIGPFGAAFTARDGAVRVALAGAPRNADIAGRVVAFDTSMTLAEGETLTLGFARGGSFSYLAIEGGIAGEPMFGSLSVNARAGLGSPYPRPLQTDDELQTAAATGAAERRIDLPQLVDGPIRVVMGPQDDEFSEASKNLFLDSEWKISATSDRMGYRLEGPVIKHLHGHNIVSDGTVNGSIQVPGNGAPIVLMPDRGTSGGYPKIATVISADFGRFAQIPAGRGFRFKAISMAEAQAEARKFAELLRALPDRVRTIENLDLNIAALQDANVAGAAVSAVDAGTWQILSPEDTLAQD
- the pxpB gene encoding 5-oxoprolinase subunit PxpB, which codes for MAATLSPPRLLPNGDSAITIEFSRNIDDTANRRVLALDRALAAEPVLGVTETVPTYRSLLVHYDPVLIDFDTLSGKLAPLAERPVPPATKARRWRIPVVYGGEHGIDLEDVAKTLNTTADDIVARHVAGDYRVAMIGFTPGWSYLSGLEHSLHTSRRQNPRLLTPAGTISIGGVQTGVQCLAGPSGWHLLGRTAVRTYQLHRDPIFLLEPGDHVTFSAVDAKTFAEQDRAAESGEIIAELMAA
- a CDS encoding LamB/YcsF family protein, which encodes MTTIDLNCDLGEGFGAWEMGNDPAMIELATSVNIACGFHAGDADIMRKTVELAKARGVSIGAHPGYRDLHGFGRRPFPGMKASEIENLVAYQIGALQAIATAAGHKVTHVKAHGALSNVACEDEMTARAIASAIRAVDPNLVFVVLANSKLVQAGEAANLPMVHEVFADRAYEDDGSLVSRRKPGAVLHGAAEIAERVVRMVQDGAVISVTGKVIKMRTDTVCIHGDTPGAVDIARGLRKALKDSGIEVAPFKKAV